The proteins below are encoded in one region of Bifidobacterium dentium JCM 1195 = DSM 20436:
- a CDS encoding DNA-directed RNA polymerase subunit alpha translates to MLIAQRPTLTEESLNPQRSRFTIEPLEPGFGYTLGNSLRRTLLSSIPGAAVTSVRISGVPHEFTTLPGVEEDVTEILLNIKGIVLTSEYDEPVVMYLRKSGKGEATAGDITPPAGVTIANPDMHIASLADDGELEIEFTVERGRGYVPAQMNKQDNAEIGRIPVDSIYSPVLKVSYRVEATRVEQRTDFDKLILDVETKPAISPRDAVASAGSTLVELFGLCRELNTQAEGVEVGPAPVAEETNPEMAVPIEDLNLTQRSYNCLKREGIHTIGELVAHTEQDLLDIRNFGMKSIDEVKEKLQALGLALKASPLGFDANNLEGGTFFSPEDE, encoded by the coding sequence GTGCTTATCGCACAGCGTCCGACACTTACCGAGGAATCTCTCAACCCTCAGCGTTCCCGCTTCACCATCGAGCCTCTCGAGCCTGGTTTCGGCTACACGCTTGGCAACTCGCTGCGCCGTACCCTCCTGAGCTCCATTCCTGGAGCGGCTGTGACTTCGGTGCGTATCTCCGGCGTCCCGCATGAGTTCACCACTCTGCCGGGTGTTGAAGAGGACGTTACCGAGATCCTGCTGAACATCAAGGGCATCGTGCTCACCAGCGAATACGATGAGCCGGTTGTCATGTATCTGCGCAAGAGCGGCAAGGGCGAAGCCACCGCGGGTGATATCACCCCGCCGGCCGGCGTCACCATCGCCAACCCGGATATGCATATCGCGTCCCTCGCCGATGATGGCGAACTCGAGATCGAGTTCACCGTCGAGCGTGGCCGCGGTTACGTTCCCGCTCAGATGAACAAGCAGGACAACGCCGAGATCGGCCGTATCCCGGTTGATTCGATTTACTCCCCGGTGCTCAAGGTGAGCTATCGCGTGGAAGCCACCCGCGTTGAACAGCGCACTGACTTCGACAAGCTCATCCTGGACGTGGAGACCAAGCCGGCAATCTCCCCGCGTGATGCAGTCGCATCTGCTGGTTCCACCTTGGTGGAGCTCTTCGGCCTGTGCCGTGAGCTCAACACCCAGGCTGAAGGCGTCGAGGTCGGCCCTGCCCCGGTGGCAGAGGAGACCAACCCGGAGATGGCCGTTCCGATCGAGGACCTCAACCTCACTCAGCGTAGCTACAACTGCCTGAAGCGCGAGGGCATCCACACGATCGGTGAGCTGGTCGCCCACACCGAGCAGGATCTGCTCGACATCCGCAATTTCGGCATGAAATCCATCGACGAAGTCAAGGAAAAGTTGCAGGCTCTTGGCCTGGCTCTCAAAGCTTCGCCGCTCGGTTTCGATGCCAACAACCTCGAAGGCGGCACCTTCTTCTCGCCGGAAGACGAGTGA
- the rplQ gene encoding 50S ribosomal protein L17 translates to MPTPKKGPRLASSPAHERLMLANMATSLFQHGRITTTLPKAKRLRPLAERLITLAKRGDLHNRRRVMRVIRNKSVVHKLFTEIAEQMEQREGGYTRIVKIAPRRGDAAPAAIIELVTEPVSPKQAVVKEAEAATKVAAEEAPVAEAPVVEAPEAAVEEAPAENAE, encoded by the coding sequence ATGCCTACACCAAAGAAGGGTCCGCGTCTGGCCTCCAGCCCGGCTCATGAGCGCCTGATGCTCGCGAACATGGCCACCAGCCTGTTCCAGCATGGTCGCATCACCACCACCCTGCCGAAGGCCAAGCGCCTTCGTCCGCTGGCCGAGCGCCTGATCACCCTGGCCAAGCGTGGTGACCTGCACAACCGTCGTCGCGTGATGCGCGTCATCCGCAACAAGTCCGTTGTGCACAAGCTGTTCACCGAAATCGCCGAGCAGATGGAGCAGCGCGAAGGCGGCTACACCCGCATCGTGAAGATCGCCCCGCGTCGTGGCGATGCCGCTCCGGCAGCCATCATCGAGCTCGTCACCGAGCCGGTGAGCCCGAAGCAGGCTGTGGTGAAGGAAGCTGAAGCCGCGACCAAGGTTGCCGCTGAAGAGGCTCCGGTTGCTGAGGCACCGGTCGTCGAGGCTCCGGAAGCCGCCGTTGAGGAAGCTCCGGCCGAGAACGCCGAGTGA
- a CDS encoding tRNA pseudouridine synthase A has protein sequence MAYDGGGFFGWAKQPDRRTVQGEIERILHTVLRVPVDDAGEPLRLTVAGRTDTGVHASHQVCHLDISETILARCVGHMNVPPVVALTRRLQRMLPNDITIHGINEAPQGFDARFSALERTYVYRIADRSSEIDPRMRGFVLHVDDDLDLETMNQAAAMTIGLHDFGSFATPNPGGTTIREVKTAYWRRIPQRPLVDGEMTMGERYRTPSMESGLACFTIVADAFARNMVRSLVNGCVQVGIGKRSLDWFADKMATPLREGSTGPIAPQGLTLEHIEYPDDDQLAIRAETIRAKRTL, from the coding sequence TTGGCATACGATGGTGGCGGCTTCTTCGGTTGGGCGAAGCAGCCTGATCGGCGTACCGTGCAGGGGGAGATCGAGCGCATACTGCACACCGTGTTGCGCGTGCCCGTCGATGATGCGGGGGAACCTCTCCGTCTGACCGTTGCGGGACGTACCGATACCGGTGTGCACGCCTCGCATCAGGTATGCCATCTGGACATCTCTGAAACCATACTCGCCCGTTGCGTTGGGCACATGAATGTGCCGCCAGTGGTTGCGTTGACGCGCCGGTTGCAGCGTATGCTGCCGAACGACATCACGATTCATGGGATCAACGAGGCTCCCCAAGGCTTTGATGCCCGTTTTTCCGCGCTGGAACGCACCTACGTATACCGCATTGCCGATCGGAGCAGCGAAATTGATCCGAGGATGCGCGGTTTCGTCCTGCACGTCGACGACGATCTGGATCTGGAAACCATGAACCAGGCCGCGGCCATGACCATCGGCCTGCATGACTTCGGTTCGTTCGCCACGCCAAACCCCGGCGGCACCACCATACGTGAGGTCAAAACCGCCTACTGGAGGCGCATACCGCAACGTCCGCTCGTTGACGGCGAGATGACAATGGGGGAGCGTTACCGTACGCCGTCAATGGAATCCGGTCTCGCCTGCTTCACCATCGTGGCCGACGCATTCGCCCGCAACATGGTGCGATCGCTGGTCAACGGCTGCGTACAGGTCGGCATCGGCAAACGATCCCTCGATTGGTTTGCGGACAAGATGGCCACACCGCTGCGCGAAGGCTCGACGGGACCGATCGCACCGCAGGGGCTGACATTGGAGCATATCGAATATCCCGATGACGATCAGTTGGCGATTCGTGCCGAAACGATTCGCGCGAAACGTACCTTATGA
- a CDS encoding circularly permuted type 2 ATP-grasp protein, translating into MIESAARKLATELVNRRESINRELSRNGVRFGIYKNGEYHDRLFPYDPVPRIIESDEFDEMEAGLKQRVNALNAYLRDIYSDKHAIKDGVVPEEYVYTSAGYFPQVNGVTPPGGVFAHIAGEDLVQGQDGKWWVLEDNLRIPSGASYPLFARDIERRITPRLFRDVHVRDNRDYPRLLRKSMDFVSTEGIAVVLTPGRYNSAFFEHAYLAEKTGAALAFPEDLEVVDNKLFFLDYSGKRHRVGVVYRRLSDEYLDPFAFNPDSVIGVPGILSAYRAGNVAIVNAPGNGAADDKAIYYFVPAMIRYYLGEEPILQNAPTYMPMFEQDRKEVLDRLGELVIKDVAEAGGYGVIFGSSLDKAQREEMADRIKAEPRRFIAQEVIQFKDIDVVDPETGEMSPRKCDLRAFVVTGKNTHVWYSGLTRYSSVPGQMIVNSSQGGGFKDTWVLAKDTGVEHDSAPGSESINLLAQSRKHSLALVTASKADNLYWLGRYTERVFTTLNQFFPFYDRVMDTDVDAFRPFARALDLPEDFQDFDAFIHSFLYDEKNPDSVRSAIVYAFNNAVILRPELSSRLLQYVELAMSSIVEAADRAAFDEDIYKHRDIADNMLAFWGGVENSPVDPTLKSFIFVGKYLERVDLYTRFGYSMEELKAPLGKLASYIMPLNGLPVPQCFADGLRWLVGQLPSRGYADLADTLGTLLDDFDERICTNDLKDLGMLNAMNMDAKRV; encoded by the coding sequence ATGATCGAATCGGCTGCACGTAAATTGGCGACGGAACTGGTCAATCGCAGGGAATCCATCAATCGCGAGCTGAGCCGTAACGGCGTACGCTTCGGCATCTATAAAAACGGTGAATACCACGACCGGCTGTTCCCGTACGATCCGGTGCCGCGCATCATCGAATCCGACGAATTCGACGAAATGGAAGCGGGGCTCAAGCAGCGCGTCAACGCGCTCAACGCCTACCTGCGTGACATCTATTCCGACAAACATGCCATCAAGGACGGCGTCGTGCCGGAGGAATACGTCTACACCTCAGCGGGCTATTTTCCGCAGGTCAATGGCGTGACCCCTCCCGGCGGTGTGTTCGCGCATATCGCCGGTGAGGATCTGGTGCAGGGGCAGGACGGCAAATGGTGGGTGCTCGAAGACAATCTGCGCATCCCATCCGGAGCCAGCTATCCGCTGTTTGCGCGTGACATCGAACGCAGAATCACCCCGAGGCTCTTCCGCGACGTGCATGTACGTGACAACCGTGACTATCCGCGACTGTTGCGCAAATCCATGGACTTCGTTTCCACGGAAGGCATCGCCGTCGTGCTCACTCCGGGCCGCTACAATTCCGCATTCTTCGAGCATGCGTATCTGGCTGAGAAAACGGGCGCCGCACTTGCATTCCCGGAAGATCTCGAGGTCGTCGACAACAAGTTGTTCTTCCTCGACTATTCCGGCAAGCGCCACCGTGTAGGCGTGGTCTATCGCCGTCTGTCCGACGAATATCTTGACCCGTTCGCCTTTAACCCCGATTCCGTGATCGGTGTGCCGGGAATCCTGTCGGCATACCGTGCCGGCAACGTCGCCATCGTGAACGCCCCCGGCAATGGTGCTGCCGATGACAAGGCCATCTACTATTTCGTACCGGCCATGATTCGTTACTATTTGGGTGAAGAGCCGATTCTGCAGAACGCGCCGACCTATATGCCGATGTTCGAGCAGGATCGCAAGGAAGTGCTTGACCGGCTGGGAGAGCTCGTCATCAAGGACGTTGCTGAGGCCGGAGGCTACGGCGTGATCTTCGGATCGTCGCTCGACAAGGCGCAACGTGAGGAGATGGCCGATCGCATCAAGGCCGAACCGCGCCGTTTCATCGCGCAGGAGGTCATCCAGTTCAAGGACATCGATGTGGTCGATCCCGAAACCGGTGAGATGAGCCCGCGCAAGTGCGACCTGCGCGCCTTCGTGGTGACCGGCAAGAACACGCACGTGTGGTATTCGGGCCTGACCCGATATTCGTCGGTGCCCGGACAGATGATCGTGAACTCCTCGCAAGGCGGCGGCTTCAAGGATACGTGGGTGCTTGCCAAGGATACCGGCGTGGAGCACGATTCCGCACCGGGCTCCGAAAGCATCAACCTGCTGGCACAATCCCGCAAGCATTCGCTGGCGCTCGTGACCGCTTCCAAGGCCGACAATCTGTACTGGCTGGGACGGTACACGGAACGCGTGTTCACCACCTTGAACCAGTTCTTCCCCTTCTACGACCGCGTGATGGACACCGATGTGGACGCTTTCCGCCCGTTCGCCCGCGCACTCGACCTGCCGGAGGACTTCCAGGATTTCGACGCCTTCATCCACAGCTTCTTATACGACGAGAAGAATCCGGATTCCGTGCGCAGTGCCATCGTCTACGCCTTCAACAACGCCGTAATCCTGCGTCCGGAACTCAGCTCCCGTCTGTTGCAGTATGTGGAACTCGCCATGAGTTCCATCGTGGAAGCGGCCGATCGCGCCGCCTTCGACGAAGATATCTACAAGCATCGTGACATCGCCGACAACATGCTCGCCTTCTGGGGCGGCGTGGAGAACTCGCCGGTCGATCCGACGCTGAAATCCTTCATCTTCGTGGGCAAGTACCTGGAGCGTGTGGACCTGTATACGCGGTTCGGCTACTCCATGGAGGAGCTCAAGGCGCCATTGGGCAAGCTTGCATCCTATATCATGCCGTTGAACGGCCTGCCGGTGCCGCAGTGCTTCGCCGACGGCCTGCGCTGGTTGGTCGGGCAGCTTCCGTCCCGCGGGTATGCCGATCTTGCCGACACGCTCGGCACGTTGCTCGACGATTTCGATGAACGCATATGCACGAATGATCTCAAGGATTTGGGAATGCTGAACGCCATGAATATGGACGCCAAACGCGTGTAG
- a CDS encoding transglutaminase family protein translates to MKKLVFDYEMKLSFSSPVTDHRFQLRCIPTTGPRQQVVDVEVRIEPEVELDTTVDSFDSVVMTGFIPEPHTMFNYSVTGIAFVDNEHIKPEIHKPLYRFNSALTIPGPAVNALIDVCKARIAALPAGGSPIDQAREVMDEVFKSFVYTPASTTIRTTAEEALAQHKGVCQDYAHVMLSVCRHVGLTARYIAGLLGGEGATHAWVEIYHGNRWIGFDPTHNRMVDDNYITIAHGRDYRDCMLDIGIFSGCNVEQSQWVNASVHEQEL, encoded by the coding sequence GTGAAGAAACTGGTGTTTGACTATGAGATGAAGCTCTCATTCAGCTCGCCCGTAACCGATCATCGGTTCCAATTGCGATGCATTCCGACTACGGGACCGCGTCAACAGGTTGTGGACGTGGAGGTCCGGATCGAGCCCGAAGTGGAGCTCGACACCACTGTAGATTCCTTCGATTCCGTGGTGATGACCGGTTTTATTCCCGAACCGCATACCATGTTCAACTATTCGGTGACGGGCATCGCCTTCGTGGACAACGAGCATATCAAGCCGGAGATTCACAAGCCGTTGTATCGTTTCAACTCCGCACTGACCATTCCAGGGCCCGCCGTCAACGCGCTTATCGACGTGTGCAAGGCGCGCATCGCCGCATTGCCGGCCGGCGGTTCGCCGATCGATCAGGCCCGCGAAGTGATGGATGAGGTGTTCAAGTCCTTCGTGTATACGCCTGCATCCACTACGATCCGCACCACCGCGGAGGAGGCGCTCGCCCAACACAAGGGCGTATGCCAGGATTACGCCCATGTCATGCTGTCGGTCTGCCGTCATGTCGGATTGACGGCGCGCTATATCGCAGGCCTGCTGGGCGGCGAGGGTGCCACGCATGCTTGGGTGGAAATCTATCATGGAAACCGCTGGATCGGTTTCGACCCGACGCACAACCGCATGGTCGACGACAATTACATCACCATCGCGCATGGTCGTGACTACCGCGACTGCATGCTCGACATCGGCATCTTCTCCGGTTGCAATGTGGAACAAAGCCAGTGGGTGAACGCTTCCGTGCACGAGCAGGAACTGTAG
- the nusA gene encoding transcription termination factor NusA — protein MELDLAGMHQLAAGQGIDPETLDAALSEALRLAYLKTPHAAKHARIELDPRAGSFTVWAQDEIPGEPTEEDPHPAPTLGEEYDDTPHDFGRLAAATARQVISQLFRKAEDDKVFGAFSGQKGKLITGIVQQDAKDTANVHVAVGDVEALLPRREQVPGERYRHGERIRVYVVNVARGLKGPEIVVSRSHPELVRRLFEREVPELVSGAVSIMAIAREAGARTKIAVRANTEGVNPKGALIGPGGARVRAVMENLGPEKIDIVDWSADPAKFVAAALSPAVATGVQVISEKNNTAIAFIHDDQLSLAIGKEGQNARLAAKLTGWKIGIESAEAHAKKMQESAGESAE, from the coding sequence ATGGAACTGGACCTGGCAGGAATGCACCAGCTCGCAGCTGGTCAGGGAATCGATCCCGAGACGCTGGACGCCGCTCTTTCGGAAGCATTGCGACTGGCATATCTGAAAACCCCGCATGCGGCGAAGCATGCTCGTATCGAGCTTGATCCGCGTGCCGGAAGCTTTACCGTATGGGCCCAGGATGAGATTCCGGGCGAACCGACCGAGGAAGATCCGCATCCCGCGCCCACATTGGGCGAGGAGTACGATGACACCCCGCACGATTTCGGCCGTCTGGCCGCCGCGACCGCGCGTCAGGTAATCAGCCAGCTGTTCCGCAAGGCCGAGGATGACAAGGTGTTCGGCGCGTTCTCCGGTCAGAAAGGCAAGCTGATCACCGGTATCGTGCAGCAGGATGCCAAGGATACCGCCAACGTGCATGTTGCCGTCGGCGATGTCGAAGCCTTGCTTCCGCGCCGTGAGCAGGTGCCGGGCGAACGCTATCGCCATGGCGAGCGTATCCGTGTGTATGTGGTGAATGTGGCCCGCGGCCTGAAGGGACCGGAAATCGTGGTTTCCCGTTCCCATCCGGAGCTGGTGCGCCGCCTGTTCGAACGCGAGGTGCCGGAGCTGGTCTCCGGTGCCGTGTCGATCATGGCCATCGCCCGCGAGGCCGGTGCCCGTACGAAGATCGCCGTGCGCGCCAATACCGAAGGCGTCAATCCGAAGGGTGCCCTGATCGGCCCCGGCGGTGCCCGTGTGCGTGCCGTGATGGAGAATCTCGGTCCGGAAAAGATCGATATCGTCGATTGGTCGGCCGATCCGGCGAAATTCGTCGCCGCCGCGCTGTCGCCGGCCGTGGCGACCGGCGTGCAGGTGATCAGCGAGAAGAACAATACCGCGATCGCCTTCATTCATGATGACCAGTTGTCGTTGGCCATCGGCAAGGAAGGCCAGAACGCTCGTCTGGCCGCCAAGCTGACCGGCTGGAAGATCGGCATCGAATCCGCTGAGGCGCATGCCAAGAAGATGCAGGAATCGGCCGGGGAAAGCGCCGAATAA
- the infB gene encoding translation initiation factor IF-2 produces the protein MPKARVYELAKEFGVDSKTVLSKLEAMGEFVKSASSTVEPPVARKLRSAFSNNASGNASESKKPAAPVKKPASPTHTAPSEVRPAAPKPVPAARQTPRAEAPKPGSPSAPKPGQRSAHAGRPGDQRQHGNRQQGGNAPRPQSSAGMRGGKSAPVPGPHAPRSNNQQQGGGNNAKPHTPGPRPGNNPFSRKQGMHTPTPGDIPRPHPMARPNANGNEGRRGGRPGQGGGQRGGFRGRPGQGTGAKPGQWGQHRPGQGGGQRPAGGGNRFGGSGNTGGYQGNSAPSSSPARGGGRGRGGAAGAFGRQGGKSSKARKNRLAKRQEFQEMKAPVIGGVRIPTGNGQTVRLRQGSSLADLAEKINVNPAALVTVLFHLGEMATATQSLDESTFQILGEEIGWDIKIVSAEEEDKELLQQFDIDLDEEELQEDEDLRPRPPVVTVMGHVDHGKTRLLDTIRSTNVIAREAGGITQRIGAYQVTVDLEGEPRKITFLDTPGHEAFTAMRARGAELTDVAILVVAADDGVMPQTVEAINHAQAAHVPIVVAVNKIDKQGANPDKVRGQLTEYGLVPEEYGGNTMFVDISAKQGTNVDKLLEAVLLTADAELDLRANPDMDARGATVEARLDKGRGAVATVLVQSGTLHIGDAIVAGTSYGRVRAMLDENGTAMKEATPSTPVQVLGLTSVPTAGDLFLVASDDRTARQIAEKRQATERAAQLAKRRKVVSLESLKEQFAKSEVDMLNIVIKGDSSGSVEALEDSLMKIEVSDEVGIQVIHRGVGAITQNDVNLATVDKAVIIGFNVRPNRQVADLAEREGVEIKYYSIIYKAIEDIEASLKGMLKPEFEEVVTSHSEIREIFRSSKFGNIAGVMVQDGEVKRGTKCRILRNGIATVNDLEISSLRRFKDDVTSVKEGYEAGINLGSFNDIEIGDIIETFEMQEVERK, from the coding sequence GTGCCGAAAGCACGCGTATATGAACTTGCCAAGGAATTTGGCGTAGACAGCAAAACCGTTTTAAGCAAACTTGAGGCGATGGGCGAATTCGTGAAGTCCGCTTCGTCGACCGTGGAGCCGCCAGTCGCCCGCAAGCTGAGGAGCGCGTTCTCGAACAATGCGTCGGGCAATGCGTCCGAATCCAAGAAACCCGCAGCACCGGTCAAGAAGCCGGCGTCGCCGACCCATACGGCGCCATCCGAGGTCAGGCCGGCCGCGCCGAAGCCCGTTCCGGCGGCCAGGCAGACTCCGAGGGCGGAAGCCCCGAAGCCAGGCAGCCCCTCCGCGCCGAAGCCGGGCCAGCGTTCCGCGCATGCCGGTCGTCCGGGCGATCAGCGTCAGCATGGCAATCGCCAGCAGGGCGGCAATGCGCCGCGTCCGCAATCTTCCGCAGGCATGCGTGGCGGCAAGTCCGCTCCGGTGCCTGGTCCGCACGCACCGCGCAGCAACAATCAGCAGCAGGGCGGTGGCAACAACGCCAAGCCGCATACTCCGGGACCGCGTCCGGGCAACAATCCGTTCAGCCGCAAGCAGGGCATGCATACGCCGACGCCGGGTGACATTCCGCGTCCGCACCCGATGGCGCGTCCGAATGCCAATGGCAACGAAGGTCGTCGTGGCGGTCGTCCCGGTCAGGGCGGCGGCCAGCGCGGTGGCTTCCGCGGTCGTCCGGGACAGGGCACCGGTGCCAAGCCGGGGCAGTGGGGCCAGCATCGTCCGGGTCAGGGCGGCGGCCAGCGTCCGGCAGGTGGCGGCAACCGCTTCGGTGGTAGTGGCAATACCGGCGGCTATCAGGGCAACAGCGCTCCGAGCAGCAGCCCGGCACGCGGCGGCGGCCGCGGTCGCGGAGGCGCCGCAGGCGCATTCGGGCGTCAGGGCGGCAAATCCTCGAAGGCACGTAAGAACCGTCTGGCGAAGCGTCAGGAATTCCAGGAGATGAAGGCCCCGGTCATCGGCGGCGTTCGCATTCCGACCGGTAACGGACAGACCGTCCGTCTGCGTCAGGGCTCGTCCCTGGCCGATCTGGCCGAGAAGATCAACGTCAATCCGGCGGCCCTTGTCACCGTGCTGTTCCATCTTGGCGAAATGGCCACGGCAACGCAGTCCTTGGATGAGTCCACCTTCCAGATCCTCGGCGAGGAAATCGGCTGGGACATCAAGATCGTGTCCGCCGAAGAGGAGGATAAGGAGCTGCTGCAGCAGTTCGACATCGATTTGGATGAAGAGGAACTGCAGGAGGATGAGGATCTGCGGCCTCGCCCGCCGGTCGTCACCGTCATGGGCCACGTCGATCATGGTAAGACCCGACTGCTCGACACCATCCGCAGCACCAACGTCATCGCACGCGAAGCCGGCGGCATCACGCAGCGTATCGGTGCATACCAGGTCACCGTGGATCTTGAGGGTGAACCCCGCAAGATCACGTTCCTCGATACCCCGGGCCACGAAGCCTTCACCGCAATGCGTGCCCGCGGCGCCGAACTGACCGATGTCGCGATTCTCGTGGTCGCGGCCGATGATGGCGTAATGCCGCAGACCGTGGAGGCCATCAACCACGCTCAGGCCGCACATGTGCCGATCGTGGTCGCCGTGAACAAGATCGATAAGCAGGGCGCCAACCCCGACAAGGTGCGCGGCCAGCTCACCGAATACGGTCTGGTGCCGGAGGAGTATGGCGGCAACACCATGTTCGTTGACATCTCCGCCAAGCAGGGCACCAATGTCGACAAGCTGCTCGAAGCCGTGCTGCTCACCGCGGATGCCGAACTCGACCTGCGCGCCAACCCGGATATGGATGCTCGTGGCGCCACCGTGGAAGCCCGACTCGACAAGGGTCGTGGTGCCGTGGCTACCGTGCTGGTACAGTCCGGTACGCTGCATATCGGCGACGCCATCGTGGCGGGAACCTCCTATGGCCGCGTGCGCGCCATGCTTGACGAGAACGGCACCGCCATGAAGGAAGCCACTCCGTCCACTCCGGTGCAGGTGCTTGGTCTGACCTCCGTGCCGACCGCAGGAGACCTGTTCCTGGTCGCCAGCGACGACCGCACCGCACGTCAGATCGCCGAGAAGCGTCAGGCTACCGAGCGTGCCGCTCAGCTGGCCAAGCGCCGTAAGGTCGTTTCGCTCGAGAGCCTCAAGGAGCAGTTCGCCAAGTCCGAGGTCGACATGCTCAACATCGTCATCAAGGGCGATTCCTCCGGTTCCGTCGAGGCGCTGGAAGATTCCTTGATGAAGATCGAGGTCTCCGACGAGGTCGGCATCCAGGTGATCCATCGCGGCGTCGGTGCCATCACCCAGAACGACGTCAACCTGGCTACGGTCGACAAGGCCGTCATCATCGGCTTCAACGTGCGTCCGAACCGTCAGGTGGCGGATCTGGCCGAGCGCGAAGGCGTGGAAATCAAGTACTACTCGATCATCTACAAGGCGATCGAAGACATCGAAGCGTCCCTCAAGGGCATGCTCAAGCCGGAATTCGAAGAGGTCGTCACCTCCCACTCCGAAATCCGCGAGATCTTCCGTTCCTCCAAGTTCGGCAACATCGCCGGCGTCATGGTGCAGGACGGCGAGGTCAAGCGCGGTACGAAGTGCCGTATTCTGCGCAATGGCATCGCCACCGTCAACGACCTTGAGATCTCCTCGCTGCGTCGTTTCAAGGATGATGTCACCTCCGTCAAGGAAGGCTATGAGGCAGGTATCAACCTCGGCTCCTTCAACGACATCGAGATCGGCGACATCATCGAGACCTTCGAAATGCAGGAAGTCGAGCGCAAGTAG
- the rbfA gene encoding 30S ribosome-binding factor RbfA, with protein sequence MAGTNPRAARIAALIQRVIASSMEAQLHDKRLSNVTITEVRVTNDLQIAKIYWTQLGHEGREQGERRRAQQALNQAKGRLRSLVGSKAGLRLTPQLEFIFDEVPGEAHEIEDILAIARKRDEELAKARETAQYAGDADPYKHDEPNDDDDFDEDDDIEVEDWDDDDEEA encoded by the coding sequence ATGGCAGGAACCAATCCCCGCGCCGCACGCATTGCGGCGCTGATTCAGCGCGTGATCGCGTCTTCGATGGAGGCGCAGCTGCATGACAAGCGACTGTCCAACGTGACCATCACCGAAGTGCGCGTGACCAACGATCTGCAGATCGCCAAGATCTACTGGACCCAGCTCGGCCATGAAGGCCGTGAGCAGGGCGAACGCCGCCGTGCCCAGCAGGCCCTGAACCAGGCCAAGGGACGTCTGCGTTCGCTCGTAGGCTCCAAGGCCGGTCTGCGCCTGACCCCGCAACTTGAGTTCATCTTCGATGAGGTGCCGGGAGAGGCCCATGAGATCGAAGACATCCTCGCCATCGCGCGCAAGCGTGACGAAGAGCTTGCCAAGGCCCGTGAGACTGCGCAGTATGCAGGCGACGCCGACCCGTACAAGCATGATGAGCCGAACGATGACGACGATTTCGATGAAGATGACGACATCGAAGTCGAAGATTGGGACGATGACGACGAAGAAGCCTGA